From the Odocoileus virginianus isolate 20LAN1187 ecotype Illinois chromosome 20, Ovbor_1.2, whole genome shotgun sequence genome, the window CACTTCCCTGGGATTCCCCTAAACACCCCCGGAGCTTGAGGAGggagacacacacatacccacacacacacacacacacacacacacacacacacactggagggTCTGATAGGGCCAGGCTGCCACTGCCGTCAGGGGCTGTTCGGACAGACAGGAGGACACAGGCGGCCAGACGCCCGGCCGGACGCAGGCAGGAGGCACAGAGCCCAGGTACACACCATCCATCCGggtttgcggggggggggggggggcttggagggaggaacctggggggccCGCGACACCCAGGCAGGTGGCTCGGGGtcgagacagacagacagacccctccctccctcccgccctcccTCAGCCGCCGCAGCCCTTACAGACACACCCCccccctccagcccagccccagaCACCCGCACACACAGATCCTCACCGGGCAGATGGCGGACACACGAGAGACCCCTGGGGGCCAGGCGGACCCACCCAGGCCGACACCCCCAAGTCAGGCACCGGTGGCCAGGAAGGCTGCAGGCGGGCGGAGGGCGGTGGCGGCGGCCAGGGCTTGGAGGAGCCGGAGCGGGAGGGACTCGCACACTCGCTGTGTTctcacacacatagacacacacacacacacacacacacactcactcggGATGCGATTAACATTCAGTCCCCGTCCGCCCCTGCTGGGAGACCCACAGCCCCCCTTCTTGGGCTCCCTGGGGACCCCTCCTCCTGTcatggctgggggagggggccagccccttccccagctcccagcctctgTCTTCCCCCAGGGACCAGAGAGTGAGGGGCTGTGAATAAatctggggagaggggaaggggcggggggggggggcagtcgGGGACTCAGGACCGGGACCCGCGCTCCAGGGCCCAGGGGCTGCCCGCCCTCTGGCCCCTCCCCACGCTGAGGTTTGTGAAGCAGGAGGCCATCCCCAGACTTGAGTCTCTGTCACGCTAGGACCCATCTTTTGGCTTCAATTGCCCCGGGAGGCCAGGCCTGCAAGCAGGTCTCATGAAGCCAGGAATCCAggctcccagccccctcctctctcAGACCCAGAAATTCAAGTCCCCAGTCCCCCTTCCCATCCAGGACGCAGGAATCCAAGCCCCCGGTCCCCTCATTGCTCAGACCTAGGACACCAGGTATCCAGCCCCCCTCCTTCCTCAGTCCCAGAAGTCCAAGGCCCTGTCTCCCTTCTCCACCTGGGATCCAGTAATCAGAGCCCCCCTTCTCCAGGCCTGAGTCCCTTTTAGACCCTCAGACAAACTGACTCCTTAGCACAAACCACCCTCAGGTGCCCACGCGTCCAAGACTCGTGGACGTCACGCTCTCCTCTAGCACCCTATCCATCCTGCAATCTGAGGAAACTGATACCGCTGTACCCCTTCTGTTATTGATGGACCCTGACATCCATCACCCATGGTTATTCAGACATCCAGGAAGAAAGCACCATGTCCCCCCTCGTAGACGCAGCCTGTTCCCCCTCGCCCAGCGTCCCTCAAGACCAGTTGCCCAGCTCCTGCCCTTCCTGATAGGGAGGGAGGCTAGGCCCAGTGCTTCTGtaaagggctggggtggggtgtggcTCAGGACACCTGGGCTCCCaagagtgtgtctgtgtgcctcTGGGGGGGCAGTtccggggtgggtggggaggtgaCCAGAGCCAGGGCTTCTGGCTACCAACTCCAGGGTCTCGGAGAGCAGGAGTGAAGGCTCatatttctgaaaaagaagagactGGGCGCCTGAATTTGTGGGTcccagagggaagaagggatTGTGTATCTCGATTCCTGGGTCTAGGATACTTGTGACACAAAATCCTCGGGTGGGAGCCGAAGTCCCAAAGAAGCGGGGACTGAACTCTTCttgggtcagagggaggaggggctggcggCTGGACTCCTGAGCCCAAGGGAGGAGGGTATTGAGGTCCTGGACTCCTGAGTATGATGGAGGAGGGGCCGGAGGCTGCCTTCTCTTCTCTCGGATAGATTGGAGCTGGAGGTCCCTGAAAAGCCAGCCTCTGGGTCTTTGTGTAGGATCTTGAAACCTCAGAGACCTGCCTCCCGAATCGCTGTCAAGGGCAGAATCTATGCGGTTGGGCTGCGACCTTTACAGAGGCGCAGACTGCCTGGGGGAACAGGCGCCCGGATTTGGGAGTTTCGGGTCTCAACGACCCCGCAAGTTCCTAGGGGGCGGCCTCGGTGGGGAACATTCTGCGCCCAACTCAGCAAGTGCGGAGAAGCGGGGGTAGGGGGCGCCAGAGGGCCGAGACTCGGGCCTCGGGGGCGGAGCCTCCCGCCCGGACTCCTCCCCCTCCCGCCCTCCTCGCTCTTCCTAGCTCCGGCTCGGCCACCAGCTCCGGCCTCGGCGCCCCCGTCCCAGAGCCCCCTCCCCGGAGCGGAGCCCACCCGAGGGCACCTCTCCCGCCCCCACCTGATAGCCCAGCCGCCCGGCCAGAACAGCAGCCCCGGGGGGCAgcccccctccagcctccctccagcccagccctgccagaTCCCCCCAACCATGAATCTCTTCCGATTCTTGGGAGACCTCTCCCACCTCCTAGCCATCATCTTGCTACTGCTCAAAATCTGGAAGTCCCGCTCGTGTGCCGGTGAGACACCCACGGGGGCCGGAGGAAGGGGGAGAGTGCGGGGGACACCCCAAGACTCGGGGAGAGGGTTTGAGGCATAGGGGGACGGGTCCCCTTTCCCGTCCCTGCTTGCTGGGGGTCCCCCATCCAGGCCCAGGGTCACCAGGGGGTCAGCTCCTTTCCGCAAACTGGCGTTGCATTCAGTTTGATGGGGGTGGCTCCAGGCACCGAGTTCAGCCTCCCCCGGTCCCCATCAGGGTGGCCTCAGAGTTGCCGGAGCTGGGAACAGGgagctgtggcaagcagggagGTGGCTGGAAGTTGGTGACGTGGACTGTGGCGGCCAGGAAGGGAGCGGGAGGCAGGCGACCTGTTCCGGAGGCCAGAGGTCAAGGAGGGGTTCCTCCCGTGGCCCCAGCTTGGATCTGGACTGCAGGAGGACCCTGAGGGTGTTGGGGGTGGCCTCGAGGCCTAGCCTGGGACACAGCCTCGGGCTGGAGTAGCTTTGGGGCCGGGCTGCCCCCTGGCTGTGGGCCGTGGGAAAGAGCCCTGTTCCAGCCGGCGGCTGGGGAGGCCTCCAGGGACAGCTGCCCTCCAGAGCTGCCTCCAGGCTTGTCCCAGGCCTTGGCCCCTGGTGTATTGACCCAGCGGCCCACCTCcagcttccccccaccccgcctctctGCACCACAGGGATTTCAGGCAAGAGCCAGGTCCTGTTTGCTGTGGTGTTCACTGCCCGCTACCTGGATCTCTTCACCAACTACATCTCACTCTACAACACGTGCATGAAGGTAAAGGCCTCCTGAGGGGGAGCCACCGGGAGGGTCAGGGGAGGAGGGAACATGGGTCCCAGGCTttagggaggagggggctgggggtccAGACTGCTGAATCTGAGGGGAGCAGTGACAGTGGCTGggactcctgggtctgaggggctgggggccaggactCCTAGTCtgaaggaggaggggctgggggtctggacccctgagtctgagggaggaggggctgggggctggacccctgggtctgagggaggaggggctgggagcctggacccctgggtctgagggaggaggggctgggggctggacccctgggtctgagggaggaggggctgggggctggacccctgggtctgagggaggaggggttGGGGTCCGGACTCCACAGTCTAAGCTCTTGGGGGCTGGGGCCCTGTGCCTGGATCTGAAgcttcctcctcatcctccccCCACAGGTGGTCTACATCGCCTGCTCTTTCACCACAGTCTGGATGATTTACAGCAAGTTCAAAGCCACTTATGATGGGAACCACGACACGTTCCGAGTCGAGTTCCTCGTCATTCCCACAGCCATCCTGGCATTCTTGGTCAACCATGATTTTACCCCTCTGGAGGTAGGCCACCTGCAGGGTTCCGGCAGTGGTGTAGTGGGGTGGGCTGTGGGAGAACGGCTGTGGACGGTGGGCCCAGTCAGAGGCTTCCTTCTGCAGGGTTGCTCAGACTTCCTCCTTTTAGGAAATAACGTTCAAAATAGGGGCCCTGGAGTCGGATGACAGCAACGTCATGGCAGCAGCACTCATCAAGTACCAGACGCTGCTCTGAGCATGTCACACATGTCATCGCATTACTTTTCACAGcagccccattttatagataggaaactgaggctcggggcGTCAAAATGACTTCCAAAATCATCGGCCTAGTGAATAGTTCAGGAGTTGGGAACAGGGGGTCTAGGGGGCCAGGCTACTTGGATTTGGATCTGTTACTTTCTATTAGCATGACCTTGGGCATGGAACTTgacttttctgtgcctcagtttccttatctgtaaagtcaAGATCAGATCACCGTGAGGATTTCCTGAGAGAAGACAGCATCGCTTACACAGGGACTTTAGAACaagagagctgggatttgaagcccagggcttccctggtggctcagatggtaaagaagctgcctgccttgtgggagatcagggtttgatccctgggtgaccagggtttgatccctgggtagggaagatcctctggaagaggaaatggcaacccactccagtattcttgcctgggaaatcccatggacagaggagcttggcgggctatagtctgtggggtcgcaaacgtttgcacatgactgagtgactgacactttagAAGCTGGgggactttgggcaagtcatgtAATTTCTCtatgtttcagttttctcatctgtaaaatggggatagttcCTACTTCATAGGTTCTAACTCGGGATTAATATTGAtaaagcacagtgtctggcagTAGGTAGGAAGTGCTGGCAATGATTGTTGCAGTGTTTCAGACTCCTAAAGGCTGGCTGTTGTGGTTTTTATTGCCTGGTGTTTTGGTAGGAGCTGTACAGTTTCCTAGGAGTAATTTTGAGAAGGACTGTGCTCAATCTGCCATCTCCCGCCTCCAGGGGCCTGGCAGGAATCAAATTCAGAGCAGTCTTTCCTCCCCCAGTACCACTCACTCCTGCTTGTAAGAAGCTGGCCCTggaacttccctgtggtccagtggttaagacgctgcatttccaaggcagggggtgtgggtttgatccctggttggaaaactaagattcccacaagccGCCCCTGCTGTGCTGACGTTTTCAGCAGAAACCATAATTCCGGAGTTTTCCTGAGATGTCTCACTTGACAATTTTGGCTACAGATTCCAAATCTATTTCTAAAAGCATCCTGCAGTCTTGACAAATCTGATTGAGGGGTAACTTTGGCCCAAGTACCCCAGAAATGTCAGAAGGAGGAAACCCAAAGCTTAGTTGCAGGGTCTGGACTTGGCAAACTTCTGATCACCATCATCTTGCATGGAGCACTCACTGGGCTGGATCCATTTTACAGGTAGGGAGATTGAGGCTGGAGGAAGGCAGTGGGGCTTGCTCTAGGCAGAAGAGGCTGGACCAGGATCTAGGCTTCTTGACTCCAGGTTGGGTGGTTTGGTTGGGTGGTTCCCTCATTCAGAAGGAGTTCACTTGTGCAAAGTATTGGCACTGAATCTATATTGGGCTCCACGCAAATCCATCATCATCCCATCTGATCCCTTAGCCACCTGAGGAAGCAGACTTCTTCATCCCTCTTTCTTGTAGGACTAAGGTGAGGCTTCCAGctgtcactagtggtaaataacccgtttgccaatacaggagacacaggttcaatccctgggtcaggaagatcccctggaggagggtatggcaacccattccagtattcttgcctggagaatcccatggacagaggaaactggccagctacagtccatagggtcgcacagagtcggacatgattgaagcaacttagcatgcaa encodes:
- the KDELR1 gene encoding ER lumen protein-retaining receptor 1; amino-acid sequence: MNLFRFLGDLSHLLAIILLLLKIWKSRSCAGISGKSQVLFAVVFTARYLDLFTNYISLYNTCMKVVYIACSFTTVWMIYSKFKATYDGNHDTFRVEFLVIPTAILAFLVNHDFTPLEILWTFSIYLESVAILPQLFMVSKTGEAETITSHYLFALGVYRTLYLFNWIWRYHFEGFFDLIAIVAGLVQTVLYCDFFYLYITKVLKGKKLSLPA